CTGGGTTACACATGCCGTGTCTGATGACTTTAAGCTCAAAGTGTAGGtttaacactgattttcttttcttaactagtgcaatttattttagtttttgaaattattggcacctctcTGCAGTTAATATTCGCTGAAATGTTTAACAAGGTTGGAAAAGAAAGAGCAGTATCTTCATGCACGGTGTGGTGTGTATTAAACGTCCTGTtgttgttattctttttttctcttttctcttcccattcttccattgttttttttgttctttctcttttctcccgCTCTTAAGAAGGTTGACTTtaacagtccaaaaaaaaaactttagataGTGctcactaaataaataaataaataaataaatattcttaggtttgtgcaaCCTCTTATTTATATCCAGGGAAACAGGAAAGGGTAAAACCCAAAAATCGAGTTCCTGGAGTCAACAATTTGTACAGttcagaaaaattaaaaattaaaaaactgtttttagattttttttacaaaaaaacaaaaaaaaaagtgagaatgTTTTTCTGTTACAGGACGGTAAGTCATTTTTTCCTGAAGACgtgtaatgtttgtgtttatagtgttattgTCCATGAGTCAGTAACTGAACCCTTTTAAGATTGAAGgatttaataaaatcattaaaatcagcagaaaacatttcattacatcacatgtatgtagtgtgtatttgtCACATACGTATTACATGTGTATgatgtaatgaaatatttttccttaGTTCCACGTCCCACAATGCAACAATAAACAGAACCAACAGTGAACTAGatatacagaataaaaacaatgtaataaataataataaaaatttataaataataaatctagTAGACTATATAGTACAAATTTAGCAGCCTATAGAGGAATGTAATGTATATAGAATATGAAAATATAGATGATAAATCTTTTGCAAGTTATTGTAAGAATGTTCTTGTTAAACTACGTCGTTTCTTTAAGTGCAAATTTGaatcaatatttattataatgtttgtgctatttcattatttctgccGATTTTAATGAAGGGTGCCATTTATTTTGAAGCCGGATGTTTACTCCAGTCCGGCAGGCGGCGCTGCTCGTGTTTCATAACCGACTCTCAGGCcacgaagaagaagaaaaagaaaacacaggaAGTCGTGTCACTGTTGTCTTTCAGGTGTTTCGTGGTTTATAATATTAATCACCTGTTTTACAGCGAGTCGAAATTAATGGATAATTCCAGCTAAATCCTACAGTAAGTGACTCTCTTTTAATTCCACAACAGAAACAGACATTATTCTCTGTTGTGGCAGCTACAGGACTCGAGTTATAACGTTAATATTTAACTGCTTATAAACTAGTGTTATTGTATTAACCCGCAGGTTTCATAAAACTGCTTTAATTCTATTTTAGGTCGAATTCCAAATGGCTTTGTATTTCTTGTATAAGTACACTTCACAGTGCATGAAATAACAGCTTCTCCATAGatacagaaagaagagaagacaCTTATTAACCGTTATTTCTAGCTACTGTGATAAGTCCGCCATGTTGGAAGGGGCAAGATTCTATCGTACACAAATGCAAGTTTATGGAAAAATGCGGCTCTATGTCCGCCATATTGGAAGGGGCGAGATTGTAAAGCACCGTAGCGAGCTGCGGTGTTCTACTTTATCAAACTGTCCTTCATTTACCGCACAGTTCCTCAAAGTGTGGGTTGCTATTTTGTCTGCTTTATTACTGTGACTttatcaggggaaaaaatgctCTGAGCATGCACAGAAACCCTTGCCGTTTATCAGAATAAGCGAAGACAAACAGCCACCATATTGGAACGGGTGAGATTCCATTTTAAGCTAATGCACGTCGGCAGAGATGAGTCTCTTTGTCCGCCATATTGGAAAGGGCGAAAGTTGAAGGTTCGACGCAAGTCTGTAGAGAGTTGCGATGTTCTAACAGTTATATCTTATCAAACAGTACCACAGAGTATATTCTGTTTTGTCTACTTTATTTATGTGAATTTATAAGAAAACGCGCAGAAACCCTCGGTAGGACGTGTCAGTAACACCCGCCATATTGGAAAGGGCGAGATTCGCTTGCAAGCCAATGCACGTCTGTAGAGATGCGTTTTATGTCCGCCATTTTGGAAGGACCGATATTCTATTGGAGACTCGTATCCAAATGTTTTCCAGAAAATCATTTCAAATCAGTGACTTAAACCTGGAACTACATCATACACTTTGCTCTAGTGATATGGTTTCATAtgttcatgtgatttttttttttctttctcctttacCCAAACAGCTATGGCGGTGTTTCAGAGATTTCAGCGGCTGCAGTTTGTCTCCAGATGCCTAAAACCACAAACCTGTAATGTGACTGCACACAAAACTGTCACAGGTCAGTGATTAGTGTTCACAAACATCACAACACTGGGCTGAATAGCAGAGCTGTGTGTCTCTGCTTGCATGATTATACAAAGTGCATCTGGTTACAGCATCATCCATGTCTATGAACCAAAAAACAACCAGTGTATGAATAGAAAAATCTCCAAAATCTTCACAGAGTAGGTTTGTGAGTAGATCTACGAATGGATCTAGCTCCCTAACtgtttgtagaaaaaaaaatatcagaaattaTTGTCGACATTAACTTGTGGGTATGAAAGGCACAAAATATCTTCAAGTGCTACAAGACAAAACGTCATTTATTGTCttgtattccttttttttaagaagattaattttatattatcgATCTGCAGAACGGATCCAGCAGCGACGTGCACACGATGCCGCCCCGACCCGGCGACCTTTCTCCCGAGTCTCACCCGATGACCTCGGCTTCTTCAGCGATCTTCTCCCAGGAAGAACCATCACAGACCCGGACGTGTTGGAGTCCTGTAATGTCGACTGGCTCAGGACAGTGAAAGGTGAATGAAAAAGCTCTTCAGGTGGAACCTTGGTAACCATAGTAACTGTGGCTCTGTGAACAGCGGGTAGGTTCCCTGTCATCCAGGAGCGGCGAAAAGCTTCCAGCGTAGAAGATGGTATCCAGGTCGTCTTCACCGCAGACATCCTGTGTCCACAGTGACATATATATCTTTACTAATGTGTCGCTGAATGCTCAGTGCTTTTAAGCGACTCGACTGAGAAACTTAGAGGTTTAGAAATGGTCAACTTTGTATGTGCAGGTAGCAGTGAGGTTCTGTTACGGCCCAAGACAACAGAGGAGGTCTCTCAGATCCTCAGGTAATAACATGTTAttagtttattgttgtgttaatgcacgctaacacacacacacactcacacacacatgactcCTGCTGTTCTGTATAATTACCCCTATTATTCtgtgccagtttattaggtacacttaTCAAATAGCAGATTGTGCCCCTTGTAGCATAAATTTGCCATTTTCACTTCATCCTAAAGGATTAGGGTTGAGACTGGGGACTGTGCTGACCACTTGTGCAATAAAATCTCACTTTTTTTCCTTAAAGAAATTAACCCCGCCTACTCAGACCACACTTATGTGACATGTGTTACATTACGCATAGTGGGCGTTTAAACCTTCTGAGCTGGTCGAGTCCAGACACACATTTTAGTTCTTAATTCTGACTGTATATTGTAGTATTAGTTCTGACTGTATATTGTAATTTCGCTGTATAAACGACCCCTTTTTTGTGTCCTGGCCCACAGGTACTGCAACGAGAGGAACCTGGCTGTGAGTCCTCAGGGCGGAAACACGGGGCTGGTGGGAGGCAGCGTTCCCGTGTTCGACGAGATCATCCTCTCCACTGCGCTTATGAACCGAGTCGTCACCTTCGACAGCATCTCGGGTACAACCTGgctgttttactgttttagcACCACATCAAAAgcagtcaataataataattataataataataataaaaaatgtgtgatcAAGAACGGTCACGGTAAAATAAACAGCTGACGGTGTTGATGATTTGCACTTTAAAGGAACTGTCGAGGCGATAAACCAACCATGTTTGGCGTACGAATGTTCCTGTGAATTGTTCTAACAGGGATTTTGACGTGTCAGGCGGGCTGCGTGTTGGAGAGCCTGTCTCAGTACGTGGAAGAGCGCGACTTCATTATGCCTCTGGATTTGGGGGCAAAGGGCAGCTGCCACATCGGGGGCAACGTGTCCACCAATGCGGGAGGGCTTCGCTTACTGCGCTACGGCTCCCTCAGAGGGACAGTTCTGGGCCTGGAagtggtgtgtgagagagactgaaacacacacatgctccatCGTACAAAGAAAAGTGATTGCGATGTTCACGCAACATCTCGTAAGACTTTATCAGTCTGTGTCTTGTCTCTAGGTGCTGGCTGACGGCAGGGTTTTGGACTGTCTGGCGAAACTGCGTAAGGACAACACGGGCTACGATATGAAGCAGCTCTTCATCGGTTCTGAGGGAACGCTTGGGGTGATCACTGGCGTGTCCATCCTCTGCCCTCGGAAACCCAAATCTGTGAACGTGGCCTTCTTAGGTACTTCACTCCAAATCTCGAAATGGCGGTTGTAACGTTGTGAAGTTAACGTCTcacaataaaagctgcagtCAAAACAAAATGGACACTGAACACAGCAACGAATATTATTGTGCTGCTGTAAAGAGGGACTAATTTATTACTCAATCATTAATATAGTTATTTAAATGAATCacgttgagtttttttttcagtattagtATATCACAGCGATAAATATTTACACCTGTTGCAGATGTCGTAAAAGTTAAACATCCAGGACATTTTTTTGGACAAAGTCGACTTTTACTACATCTGCAGTAATGATTGTACACTTCAGTTACTCCCTGGATTAATATTTATAGCTAATGCTGTTAGTGATTCAATTCTAGCTGAAAGTCTGAAAGCAACcgccattttttatttattttttctttttcattccttAATCTGAAGTAGCGTTTATCGACTGCCAGGCATCGTTCTCCACCTCCTGTTCGGTGGTTTGAATAGTCTCCTGGTACGTATTCAGTcatgtgatgtgtgtattttggtTCCTGTAGGCTGCTCAAGCTTCCAGAACCTCCTGGAGACGTTTCAGATTTGCCGTGGGATGCTGGGAGAAATCCTCTCGGCTTTCGAGTTCCTAGACGCCTCCTGCATGAGCCTCGTGGAGAAACATCTCAAGCTCGCCAACCCCATCGCCGGTACACGAgtaacaccaacacacacacacacacactgcggaTAAAGTCAATACACAGGTGGCATTTTGAGTATTTTACCTTCGTGCCACAGCAACGTTTTTGTTTCACGTTTCCACTTGATAacttgttgtttaaaatgcttGGCCCAAGTTATCCTTATTTAAAGGAGTATTTTGggtaaaaaatttaatttatgctATTTTCAACTTTTGTAGTTAAtgagccaagacatgtttagtTTTGCTCTGTAAtactaatgtagctaacaagtactGGAAGTCTATCATACCCAAAACGTTTTTAAAACAGTAGGAATAgtctgtatttttatgtatacaAGTTCATCTGCATAAATTTCAACCTTGGGAGGCGGAGCCTAGTGAGGCGGAATGATACGAAATGTTAcggttgtccaagatggctgctccatgacactactactactacttaagCTTTCTTACAGTTTATCATATTGTTTCCTAAACCATATTACCTTATAAAGTGGAAGCGGCTCGTGGCGTAGATTTACGAAGCAAAAAAATTGCGTGAGAGTGATATTTAGAAGCTATTTATTAATTCTTAGCTAAATTAATTACCTTTATAATCCTAGTGCTAATAGTTTTGGACAGACACCAAACATGGCTGATTACGTTGtctaaataaaattgtatgtataaatatgtgtatttttgttgaCCAGGGAAAACGTCATCCTCACGAGTCCAAAGACGTTCCTGATTAAGACAACTAGCATCTCTGATTTCTATTGTTCTTAATGATAGCAACGTTTTTAATTCAAGATTTAgaacagacctttttttttttttttttaaattttccagAGAGCCCTTTTTACATCGTCATCGAGACGGCTGGATCCAGCGCAGCACACGATGAGGAGAAACTGCACAACTTCCTAGAGAAGGTCATGGCGTCTGCGCTGGTTGTGGACGGTACCGTTGCAACAGAGGAGGCTAAAATAAAGGTAGCTGATTCACGtgaatttcagtaaaaaaatcaacaaatagtcataaaaaaacaaaacagaagtaAGGagaagtaaagaataaaacacaaactgttAACTTGTTTGACTCGCTGCTGAAGTAGTGAGAGCTGCTATTGCGgaaaattaatcgacaccttctgaccaatcagattcaagaactcaaagtgctgtggtataacagcaaaccgtgtgtgtgtgtgtgtgtaggcgctTTGGTCTATAAGAGAGAGGATCACCGAGGCTCTAAGACACGATGGATACACGTACAAATACGACATCTCACTTCCCCTGGAGAAAATCTACGATCTGGTCACTGACATGAGAGAGCATCTGGGAAACCAAGCGAAGAACGTAGTGGGCTACGGACATGTCGGTATGATCACGCATCTCCATTTTTACTGAAACGTTCGGCTTACGCGATCACTTATTTAATCTTGTATCCTA
This genomic interval from Pangasianodon hypophthalmus isolate fPanHyp1 chromosome 4, fPanHyp1.pri, whole genome shotgun sequence contains the following:
- the d2hgdh gene encoding D-2-hydroxyglutarate dehydrogenase, mitochondrial; translated protein: MAVFQRFQRLQFVSRCLKPQTCNVTAHKTVTERIQQRRAHDAAPTRRPFSRVSPDDLGFFSDLLPGRTITDPDVLESCNVDWLRTVKGSSEVLLRPKTTEEVSQILRYCNERNLAVSPQGGNTGLVGGSVPVFDEIILSTALMNRVVTFDSISGILTCQAGCVLESLSQYVEERDFIMPLDLGAKGSCHIGGNVSTNAGGLRLLRYGSLRGTVLGLEVVLADGRVLDCLAKLRKDNTGYDMKQLFIGSEGTLGVITGVSILCPRKPKSVNVAFLGCSSFQNLLETFQICRGMLGEILSAFEFLDASCMSLVEKHLKLANPIAESPFYIVIETAGSSAAHDEEKLHNFLEKVMASALVVDGTVATEEAKIKALWSIRERITEALRHDGYTYKYDISLPLEKIYDLVTDMREHLGNQAKNVVGYGHVGDGNLHLNITSPRKDAALLAAIEPYVYEWTWKWQGSISAEHGLGLKKRNYIYYSKSQEAVRLMRDFKIMLDPKGILNPYKTLPDNVR